The Erinaceus europaeus chromosome 11, mEriEur2.1, whole genome shotgun sequence DNA window CGagtgaaatcaaaccaccatccactgcaaggaagtaaaagatgtttattcacgaatcgcaatccgggccgagatggtgactggtgttagtctaccaagctcgaccctgaacaaagctcaaaccatacaatttataggaattcagactacactcagggagggggaacacatcaccttatctgcctatatccaataatttcaaacttagcaaaagcctgatccattcagagcaaagcatgggctatttctaaacattacaccagaccaataggtcattgccaaagtgggggtcaccacattctttagttctttgttgggaccaccgaccatctgtttgcaatctatcgggccatcatttgtcaggccatttttaactgtctggtaacagtattctgttgcagaggtcatgaggagtcctgcttgctgcagggtctgtcaaaataattgatggcctctcaggttctgtcgaggggaaaagggcaaggaattttccacctcactggtcaggaaggcaaaaagcaactatatttaaactattcttaaaactcaaaacttaaaaagcaactataactattttagagttactgcctctaacattccccactagtcttagctgggaatcaaatccttgattcatcttcttcttctgagcTATATTGCTCCTCGACATACTGAGACTCCAGGAGCATAACCTTCTCAGTTCTCCTTTTAATCAAGGAGATCAAAGACCTCCATAGACAAGGCCCCAGGGTAAGAAGTAGAagtagggtgatcagaggccctgCCAGGGAACTAATTAGTGTTTTTAACCAAGAGGGCCAAGAAAATAGGTTTGCGAACCAGCTGTCCTCGCTCAGGTCCCTTAGACGGTTATCTCtatcttctattcttttcttgacCTCACTTAAAGTTTTCTTCACCATTCCGGAGTGGTTGGCATAAAAGCAACAGGGCTCATTCAGGGCCACACATAACCCACCCTGTTTCATGAATAACAAATCAAAGTCCCCTACGATTTTGCAGGACCACCTCGGCCAACGAAGATAGGGACCCTTCGAGAGATTCAATAGTGCCCTCTAGTGTGGCCATATCTTGATTGATCTGCTGATCTAATTGTACTAGAGTAGTCTCCTTAGCTAGGGCTGCAGCTCCCATTGCTGCTGTCCCTGCTATGGCTGTCCCCACGAGTATAGGAACTACTATCGGGACGCGTTTCCGTCTTATTGGTCCGAGGTAGTCTGTTCCTTGCCGTTCAAGGTGAGCCCACCCTTCTTCGCCATGGGAATAGTATACATGGGGCAGGATATGGGCCAAAACACAGAGGTCCTCTTTGGTCATTCCgtagggggtgatgcagggggtcATGCCCGAAGTACAGGCCCACCAAGTCCCCTCAGGGGCTTTGAGGAGGGTCGCCCACTCTTGAGTCTTACTAACTTTAATGGTTAGGTTGCAATTTCCCCTGTACGGGGAGGATTCCAATTTATAGTTGGCTGTGATAATACAAGTTCCTGTTCCCTGGATATCTCCCAGTGTCATGTGGGGCTGTACTCCCCACTTACATTCTGGGCCCTTAGAGTTGCTAGAGGATAGAGCCAGCTTCCTTATGTCTCCCTTCTGGCTACCTATTCCTGCAGAGGCAGCCACACCTATGTAATAAGGAGGCTCAGGGTGTAAACAAAGCCAGCAGTTTCTGGTTATGTTAGGGTCAGACTCATTCAAAAGGTAATACATTAATTCTACAGTTTTCACTAGTGGCTTCACC harbors:
- the LOC132541276 gene encoding endogenous retrovirus group S71 member 1 Env polyprotein-like; protein product: MVANQLTAGQPIFTLDLCDLFDANWTRVIYAGQTATGGTTIDGGCGSIDLEARLWDRPYYVCPKEDSPTNCRGEPYFFCGLWGECLTASPGRDGDKHLKVIRVIRPGGPAEPGTCYIRDCNPVEVTVKTWNETDSWMRGRMWGIKIPFSEKDFGTLFTIQLRMLPWTQNPIGPLRPIILGEDPRPTLSPSLRMGGENETNGDQTDIAPSGTKLTDAEPLHPRVKPLVKTVELMYYLLNESDPNITRNCWLCLHPEPPYYIGVAASAGIGSQKGDIRKLALSSSNSKGPECKWGVQPHMTLGDIQGTGTCIITANYKLESSPYRGNCNLTIKVSKTQEWATLLKAPEGTWWACTSGMTPCITPYGMTKEDLCVLAHILPHVYYSHGEEGWAHLERQGTDYLGPIRRKRVPIVVPILVGTAIAGTAAMGAAALAKETTLVQLDQQINQDMATLEGTIESLEGSLSSLAEVVLQNRRGL